In Zonotrichia leucophrys gambelii isolate GWCS_2022_RI chromosome 15, RI_Zleu_2.0, whole genome shotgun sequence, the DNA window GCGGAGCGGTTCTGACGCCATGGAGGCGATGCCGGTGCCCCCGGCCTCTCCCGCCGCTCTGGTGCCGGCTCCCGCCGCGGGCCCCGTCGCCGTGACGGGGAAGGAGGTGGTGTCGCCGGCCGCGAGGCACCCGAAGAAGATCCTGGATGAGGAGGCCTATATCGAGGTAAGGCAGCGGCCCGGGAGTCTCCGCCCGCCGGTGCTTGGACCGAGCGCTTCCAGCGCGGCTGGGCTCGGCGGGGCTCCGCGGGGCAGGGACGGCCCGTGCCCGCTGCAACCGCGGCTCGGGTGGAAAtcccgccggggccgcccctcGGCTCCCGCCCGTCCTGCGGCGGAACCGCCCGCGCTCTGCCgccggcccggggctgcccggccTGCCTGGGTTTGGCACCGCTCGCCCCGAGCTGTGCCGGCGCTCCGGGTGTCCCAGCGGGGCACTGCAGCTGTCTCTGTCTTTGCAGAGCTTGGAGAAGATCATCCAGCGAGACTTTTTTCCTGATGTGGAGAAGCTGCGAGCACAGAAGGAGTATCTGGAGGCTGAGGAAAATGGAGACTTGGAGAAAATGAGACAAATTGCTATCAAGTTTGGCTCTTCCTTGAACAAATCGTCGAGGGACACACCTGCACCCTGTAAGAACTGGCTCTGTGGGGCATGATGGGATTGTATCTGATATTGCTGGTCTTTATCTAATTTTTTGCAGGCAATGCTTATCTTATAGATTCAAGGTTGATGTTGCATGAGAGCTAAGTGTACCAGTTTGGGCAGCAGCCAGTGTCTGGTGGCTTCATGCTGAATTCTCTTTGATGGTGTCTAATAACTCCTTGAGGGAAGGGTTTTGGGAAAAGCAGCCTTTTAATAAGCGTTTCTTATAGGCATCTCTTGCCAAGTTCCTGCTCTCTAGGGAATGTTATGTGCTCTCTACTGGGAGAAATCCTAATGTTTTGAATCCTTATTTTAGTTTGTAGTTTTAGGGGTTCTTGTTGCATCTATGGACATTTGAGATTTTCATGTATCAGGGACAGAAGGTGAGGGAAGCTCGTGGTTATCAGAGATTCCCACAGCATATACTCGGCTGTGGTTCTCCTGGGGGTTTCtcccagcaggagaaaaatgtcTTAGATGAGGCCAAAATCTTGTTTGGAGGTTGAGAGAATTGAACAGAGCACTGTGGAGTTCTTTTCAcaagttttttatttaatttttattctcttgaTATGCCTTCTGTGACTTGTTTGGTACATCATCCTTAGAGCAAATCCTGTTGTGTGCTTCAGTAACCAggtgaatttttattttgtttgtggcAGATGTTACCCCAGCCACGTTTGAAACCCCAGAAGTGCATCCAGGTGGCCTTCCAGTGGGAAATAAATCTAAAGCTGGCATCAAGACTGCAGAGGAAGGTAGGAGAATTATCTAGCTGAAttcttccaaaaataaattgtCTACCAGCAGCTGGCCACTTGTACATTtcacctttaaaataaattgctgtaAATGCCATAAAAGGGTTTATATGTGTTCCAAACCTGATTTATTACTGCACCACTCTGTGTGGATCTATGTCTTGGCCAAGCTTGATGGTGGTTATTGGTGTGTCTGTGGAGGAAGGTCAAGAGCACACACTGTGCTCCCCTGGAAAGGGAGGCATTAACCTTCCTCAGGCTTCTTCCCTTCTCTTGGTaggagaagcagagaaggatgagaaagaTGCTCTTCCCAGCCTGGACACGTTCCTGGCCAAGCACACGAGCGAGGACAACGCCTCCTTTGAGCAGATCATGGAGATGgccaaggagaaggagaaggtcAAGCACGCCTGGCTGTACAGCGCAGAGGAGGAGTACACCCGGGTAGGgatggctctgctctgccagaggGACTCAGCAGGGAAACCATTTCACTCTGCTTCTGCTAAGGCTCAGCTCCCTGGGGCCTGGGACTGCTCTGTGCTTCCTTGTGCACTCCTGTTTTTCTGTCACACAGAAGGAACAGTGCTGACTTAGTTGCTGAGGTTTTGTCTCTTCTGTAAGCAGCAAcaccagggagagcagctgagcaCAGTTCCTGCTGTTTGTCCATCAGCCTCTCATTATTTGCAGCTTGTCTgtcttatttcagttttcagtgtctgttaTCAGTAATAACCCACTCCGCTGCTGAAGCACAGAGCTGCATGAGcatggctggctgtgctgccttcctCAGCCCCCTGCAGGGGAGCTCcaagtgctgctctgggcctgCCTTGTCAGTCTGAGCAACTGGCACATTGATGATGTGGGATGCAGTGCCCTTTCATGAAGTTTGGCACTGACATGTGggtgtttgctgctgtttcttgaGGCAGTGTTATTTTTGTTATCCCAGCTATCCCTCACAGTCTGTTACAAACCTTATGCAAAGTGTTCTAGGGCAGGTGGCTGAGCTTGTGACTGAGCTCTCCAAGTTGTGTTTGCCTGAATAAAAGATTGCAGGAGGCTgcttcagactttttttttctcacctttcaaaatttttttctattgcCCTTTCAGCAACAGAATGAAAACCTGGCACTTCCTTCAGCTGAGCAGCAAGCTCTGGAGAATGTGAAAGCTGGGCTGGATACCTGGCAATACACAGCTCGAAACACCCTCATGTATTATCCCACAGGTGAGGCATTGGCTCCAGACAGTGCTTACAACATTTCTGCATGTGACTGAGCAGCTGTTACAGGCAATGctgtgctttttcttctgtaaagttattttttctttttttcttggccTCTGATTCTAAACTTTGATTATGTTCTATTTGCCATTGAGAAGCTCATCTGTATTATAGAAGTACTTGTTTTCAGCAGCCAAAGTTCTTTCCTGGCCTGTCTCCTTCATGAGCACTTGTTGTCATCTTCATTCATTGTTTGCTTCTGCTCAAAGAGTCCTCCTTGGACTTGTTAGTCTGTTTGTTGCTatagaaaaatacatatttttgtaaATGTACTTTCTTTTTTGGCTGTAAATGTACAGTTGATAATTTCTGTGAACCAGTGAAGTAAAGGGctcttttttaaaaggcattttgcTTTTCTAGGTGTGCCTGATGAGAGTGAAGTTTTTAAGAAGCCCAGGGAAGTTGTGCATCGAAACACACGTTTTGTGAAGGACCCTTTTAGCCAAGCTGTGAGCAAATCACAGCTCCAACAAGCTGCAGCCCTCAATGCTCAGGTTGGATAATTTTACTTCTGATTCCAGTCTAGTTAGGCTTTGCTCTCTGGTGGGATTCATCCCCCagaattgtgtgtgtgtgtggatgcAGCTGACTCTCACCTTTCTCCACATGAACAACATtgtctttttaatttcagtacAAACAGGGCAAAGTGGGACCTGATGGGAAAGAACTGATACCACAAGATTCTCCAAAAGTGAACGGGTATGGATTTGTGGCTaccccctctcctgccccaggtAAGAGggttttcttatttcttctgctttaaCAGGAGTATTACTGCACTTTGATGCTCTGTTCAACACTAGAGTGTCATTACAGGGTTAGATGATGAATAAAACCTCGTGCTGTGTATGCCAGCTGCATACAGGGCTTAAATCCTAGTCCAATACACTGTAGGAGAAGTCACACTGCACCAAGAGGCTCTGAAGTTGCTGTGCCATTGCTCAAGAATCATCTAGGTGTTTGTAGTGAACaaactgattatttttcttcgAGTTGAAACGTGGTATCTGAATTTGTAGCTGTTCTGCACCAGCCATGctgtttctctgtgctttttgtGGTTATGCCAACACTTGGACATTCTGGGGCTTTCCCTCTGGGAAGCCTGCAGGTGGCGTTTGGGGCACCTCCTTCCTCCATCGTAAATGCCTTCTCCAAACCTGGGCAGGGGAATTTTCCAGCCAGAGACTTAAATGGGCTCTGAGAATCCGTTCTACACCTGTTAGACAAAATGTAGTCACTGGTTGGTACAGGCTGCCCCTGAGATGATTGGAGGGAACATTTGGTTATTACATGTCCTTAAATCCTCTGCCTGTTTTCTTACTTTTAAAGAGTTTCCTGTGTCCAAGGAGTTTCCAtacagcagcagaggggaggaCTAGTACtgtagaaggaaaaatgaaagtgtCACTAATCAAAAGTTagcaaatggaaaaatgaagGCATGGAATGGGTGGTACTTGGTTGTTGTAACTGAGAGGGTGACACAGCTACAGGCAATCCCTTTAATGGGAACCACATGTTGTGGTGTGATTTCCTCTGCAGTGTAGGGAGCTCCTTTCTTGATGAATTTGCTGCATTTTCTAATTTGctttgcttctctctctcttcttttttttttttttcttttttttttgtgaatgacTAGTGAAATGTCTTGC includes these proteins:
- the ESS2 gene encoding splicing factor ESS-2 homolog; protein product: MEAMPVPPASPAALVPAPAAGPVAVTGKEVVSPAARHPKKILDEEAYIESLEKIIQRDFFPDVEKLRAQKEYLEAEENGDLEKMRQIAIKFGSSLNKSSRDTPAPYVTPATFETPEVHPGGLPVGNKSKAGIKTAEEGEAEKDEKDALPSLDTFLAKHTSEDNASFEQIMEMAKEKEKVKHAWLYSAEEEYTRQQNENLALPSAEQQALENVKAGLDTWQYTARNTLMYYPTGVPDESEVFKKPREVVHRNTRFVKDPFSQAVSKSQLQQAAALNAQYKQGKVGPDGKELIPQDSPKVNGYGFVATPSPAPGVNESPFMTWGEIESTPLRLEGSERPYVDRTPGPAFKILEPGRRERLGLKMANEVAAKNRAKKQEALRKVTENLASLTPKGLSPAMSPALQRLVNRTASKYTDKALRASYTPSPAHTGTPGYKTPASGPQTPQSTPQSRTVSQTPVSQDTTSITDNLLQLPKRRKASDFF